A single window of Anomaloglossus baeobatrachus isolate aAnoBae1 chromosome 9, aAnoBae1.hap1, whole genome shotgun sequence DNA harbors:
- the LOC142251486 gene encoding uncharacterized protein LOC142251486 gives MRIRGQEMRRRGQEMRRRRGQEMRRRRGQEMRRRRGQEMRRRGQEKRPRDEKEKRPRDEKVRRPRDEKEKRPRDEKEKRPRDEKEKRPRDDETWPRDEKEKKHKHEVEKKPIDEETKPIDEEDKRPRDEEEKRPRDEKEKRPRDEEKRPRDEKQKRPRDEKEKRPRDEEEKRPRDEEEKKPIDDDTWPRDEKEKKPIDEKRPRDEEEKRPRDEKKRSRDEKKRPRDEEEKRPRDEEKRPRDEEEKRPRDEKEKRPRDEKEKRPRDEKEKRPRDETEKRPRDEKEKRPRDEKEKRPRDEKEKRPRDEKEKRPRDEEEKKPIDDETWPRDEKEKKPIDDETWPRDEEEKEPKHEVEKKPIDEEEKRPRDEEEKRSRDEKEKRPRE, from the coding sequence ATGAGGATAAGAGGCCAAGAGATGAGGAGAAGAGGCCAAGAGATGAGAAGGAGAAGAGGCCAAGAGATGAGAAGGAGAAGAGGCCAAGAGATGAGAAGGAGAAGAGGCCAAGAGATGAGAAGAAGAGGCCAAGAGAAGAGGCCAAGAGATGAGAAGGAGAAGAGGCCAAGAGATGAGAAGGTGAGGAGGCCAAGAGATGAGAAGGAGAAGAGGCCAAGAGATGAGAAGGAGAAGAGGCCAAGAGATGAGAAGGAGAAGAGGCCAAGAGATGATGAGACGTGGCCAAGAGATGAGAAGGAGAAGAAGCACAAACATGAGGTGGAGAAGAAGCCAATAGATGAGGAGACAAAGCCAATAGATGAGGAGGATAAGAGGCCAAGAGATGAGGAAGAGAAGAGGCCAAGAGATGAGAAGGAGAAGAGGCCAAGAGATGAGGAGAAGAGGCCAAGAGATGAGAAGCAGAAGAGGCCAAGAGATGAGAAGGAGAAGAGGCcaagagatgaggaggagaagaggcCAAGAGATGAAGAGGAGAAGAAGCCAATAGATGATGACACGTGGCCAAGAGATGAAAAGGAGAAGAAGCCAATAGATGAGAAGAGGCCAAGAGATGAGGAAGAGAAGAGGCCAAGAGATGAGAAGAAGAGGTCAAGAGATGAGAAGAAGAGGCcaagagatgaggaggagaagaggcCAAGAGATGAGGAGAAGAGGCcaagagatgaggaggagaagaggcCAAGAGATGAGAAGGAGAAGAGGCCAAGAGATGAGAAGGAGAAGAGGCCAAGAGATGAGAAGGAGAAGAGGCCAAGAGATGAGACGGAGAAGAGGCCAAGAGATGAGAAGGAGAAGAGGCCAAGAGATGAGAAGGAGAAGAGGCCAAGAGATGAGAAGGAGAAGAGGCCAAGAGATGAGAAGGAGAAGAGGCCAAGAGATGAAGAGGAGAAGAAGCCAATAGATGATGAGACGTGGCCAAGAGATGAAAAGGAGAAGAAGCCAATAGATGATGAGACGTGGCcaagagatgaggaggagaaggagcCCAAACATGAGGTGGAGAAGAAGCCAATagatgaggaggagaagaggccaagagatgaggaggagaagaggtCAAGAGATGAGAAGGAGAAGAGGCCAAGAGAATAG